Genomic window (Verrucomicrobiota bacterium):
GGACAACCCGCCTTGGCAGAAATTCAAAAATCCTTCGGCAACGAGATTCTCGCTCCGAACGGTCAGTTGCGTCGCGATGAACTGGCGCGACGTGTTTTTGCCGACGCCGCAGCGCGCAAACAACTGGAAAACATTCTCCACCCGCGCATTCACTCTCTGTGGCAGGCTCAGGCTGCGGTTTGGCGTTCCGAAGGGCAGTCGCTCGCAGGCGTGGTGATTCCGTTGCTGTTTGAGACAAGTTCCGAGTCGCAATTCGACGCCACCATTTGCGTGGCCTGTTCCGCCCCGACACAGCGTCAGAGGCTGCTGAGTCGGGGCTGGACGCCCGAACAAATCGACCAGCGCATCAGCGCCCAGTGGCCAGTGGACAAGAAAATGGCCTTGGCCGATTTTGTCGTTTGGACAGAGGGCTGCCTCGACGTTCATAGGGCGCAACTCGAGCACATCATGCCACACGTATCGAAATAAGTTTCGTCGGGGCAGCGGATTTGGTTCTGCACCAACTTGTCGCGCAGGCTGTTTGCCTTTTTCCATTTCAATTCTCTCCCATCCTGCCAGAATGCCGCGGCCATGCTCCTAACCCAGGATGAATTACAGAGCTTGATTAGAGTTCAACACCGCTCGCCACACCAGTTGTTGGGCATGCATCCACTCGGCGATGGCTCCGGACTTGTGGCGCGGGCCTTCCTGCCAAATGCCGCGAATGTGGAGGTCGTCCCCACCCACGAAAAGCAGAGACCCAAGTTCAAACTCGAAGAACTACACGAAGCCGGTTTGTTCGAAGGCGTTACGCGGGAGGCCAATCACGTTTACGCTTACGATCTGGTGATCACGGATGGTCAAGGCAAGGTGCGGCGCACGCGCGATGCGTATTCCTTTCTGCCGACGCTGGGCGAGACTGATTTGTATTTGTTCGGCAAGGGTGATGAGCGCCGCATCTACGACAAGCTCGGCGCGCAACTGCGCACCTTTGATGGCGTCCACGGTACCAGCTTTGCCGTTTGGGCACCCAACGCGAAGCGGATCAGCGTCGTCGGCGATTTCAACGGCTGGGACGGGCGTTATCATCCAATGCGATTGCTCGGCGCATCCGGAGTCTGGGAGTTGTTCGTTCCGGGAGTGGGCGAGGGGACGCATTACAAATATGAAATCAAAAACCTCCTGGGCGCGTTGGTGTTGAAAGCCGACCCCTACGGGTTTTTCTTTGAAGCGGCGCCTAAGAACGCTTCCATCGTCTGGAACAATCGCAAATTTACCTGGACGGATGGACCGTGGTTGAAGCGTCGTCGCGAACAGGACCCGTTGAAATCGCCATTCAGCATTTACGAAGTTCATCTCGGATCGTGGCGGAAGAAGTCGGCGGCGGAATCGTTCAGCTATCGTGAACTGGCCGGGCCGCTGGTGGATTACGTCAAACAACTCGGCTTCACCCACGTCGAATTTCTGCCGGTGTCCGAACACGCCTTTTATCCGTCGTGGGGTTATCAGGTGACGGGTTTCTACTCGCCGACCGGTCGCTTCGGCACGCCCGATGATTTTCAATACCTTGTCAATGCGCTGCACGCCGCGGGCATCGGCGTGCTCGTCGATTGGGTGCCGGCGCATTTTCCGCGCGACGACTGGGCGCTCGCCCGTTTCGACGGCACGGCGTTGTATGAGCACGAAGACCCGCGCAAAGGCGCGCATCAGGATTGGGGGACACTGATCTTCAACTACGGCCGCCATGAGGTCAGCAATTTTCTGACGGCGAACGCGCTGTTCTGGTGCGACCGCTTTCACATCGATGGCTTGCGCGTGGATGCGGTGGCGTCGATGCTTTACCTCGATTACTCGCGCAACGAGGGCGAGTGGATTCCCAACCAATACGGCGGCCGCGAAAATCTGGAGGCGATTGAGTTCCTGAAGAAATTCAATCACCTCGTGCATACGGAATCGCCCGGCGTAGTCACTATCGCCGAAGAATCCACGGCGTGGCCGTTGGTGACGCGACCGCCGTATCTCGGCGGCCTCGGCTTTTCCTTCAAATGGAACATGGGTTGGATGCACGACACGCTCGACTATTTCAGCCACGATCCGGTGCATCGCAAATATCATCAGAACGACCTGACCTTCGCGATGATCTACCATCATCACGAAAATTTCATCCTGCCGCTTTCTCACGATGAGGTGGTCCACGGCAAAGGCTCGCTGCTGGGGCGGATGCCGGGAGATGATTGGCAGAAATTCGCGAACCTGCGCGCGTTGCTCGGTTACCAATGGTTGTTCCCCGGCAAGCCGTTGCTCTTCATGGGCGGCGAATTTGGTCAAAGCGCGGAGTGGAACGCCAACGCGTCGCTCGAATGGCATTTGCTGGAGCAAGGCCCTTACCATCGTGGCTTGCAACGGTTCATCGAGGACGTGAACAGACTTTATCTCGCTGAATCCGTGCTCTGGCAATCGGACTACGACACGAGCGGGTTTTACTGGATTGATTGCGCCGATCACCAAAGCAGCATCTTTTCTTTTGCGCGGCAGAATTCGGAGCGCACGAGCGAACTGGTGGTCATAATGAATTTAACGCCGGTGCTGCGGACGAATTATCGCATCGGCCTGCCGCGACCCGGCGACTGGCGCGAGGTGTTGAACAGCGACGCGGCGATTTACGGCGGCAGCAACGCGGGTAATCTGGGCGGTGTGAAGGCGGAAGATTACAACCAACACAACCAATCTTACTCCGCCGAATTCACTTTGCCGCCTTTAAGCGTCATGGCATTTCAGCCGAAACGTTAAATCTGAAATCCACCGTCCTTTTATGGTGGCCGGCGCAATGACGTCGTCGTAGAAGGACAGGCGTTTCTTGGTCGGCGAAAAGTCTTGCGAAAATCCGCTTGGTGCGTAGATTCGGAGCACAACCAGACCTGTAAGAAGATCGCTTTGCAGGCGTTCTTCGGTTCCGGTTTGAGATGGATTGATCTGATGCGCATGTGCCGCAACTTTAGTTTGACCGTGTCTGCGCTGATCGCGCTGGCAATCGTTTTACCAGCGCGGGCTGAGAAGATGGCTGCTTCCGGCAAGACCGCCGTGCCCGCGCCGCCTGTCCCGGCCATTCGCGCCCTTAAACTCGAACCCGCCTCGCTCACGCTTCACGACGGACGGGATGAACGCCGCGTGCTCGTCTGGGGCAAGACCGATTCCGGCCAGTGGCTCGACCTAACTTCACAGGCGATCCTGAAAAGCGATTCGCTGAACGTCGAGATCAACTCGGAAGGTTTCGTCCACGCCAAAAACAAAGGTGCGGCAGTGGTAACGGTTTCTGCGGCGGGTAAACAGATCAAGCTGCCAGTGACGGTTGAGAGCGCGACGGTGCCGGAGATTCGTTTTGTCCGCGACATCGAACCCGTCCTCAGCAAAGTTGGTTGCAACGCCGGCACCTGTCACGGTTCGGCCAAGGGCAAGAATGGTTTCAAGCTTTCGTTGCGCGGTTACGATCCTGATTACGATTATCAGGCGCTCGTCAACGACCTTGCCGGTCGCCGCATCAACCGCGCCGTGGTGGATGACAGTTTGATGTTGCTCAAACCAATTGCCGAGGTGCCGCATGAAGGTCGCCAAGCCATCAAGCCCGGCTCGCGCTATCATCAAATGCTGCGGCAATGGTTGGTAGAAGGTGCAAAAACTGAAAACCCAACTACCGCTCGCGCAAAGGAAGTGGAAGTCCTGCCTGCCGACGTGGAGATGGATCTGCCCGGGCGCACTCAACAAATCCTCGTGTTGGCGCATTACCCGGACAACAGCGTTCGTGATGTCACACGTGAGGCCGTCTTTACCAGCAACAATGGCGATGTGGCCGAGGTCAAGGATGGCGTTGTGACTGGTGTCCGACGCGGCGAAGCGGCGATCCTGATTCGCTACGAAGGGATTTATGCGGCGCGGGAAGTGCGGATCATGGGCGACCGCTCCGGTTTCCAATGGGCCAAGATGCCCGAAAACAATTACATCGACCAGCACGTCAACGCGAAGTTGAAGCGGATGAAAATCCTGCCTTCGGAACTTTGCACTGACGCAGAATTCATCCGCCGCGTTTCGCTTGACCTCACCGGTTTGCCACCGACACCGGAGCGCGTGCGCGTGTTTCTCAACTACAAGTCCCCGACCCGCGTGAAACGGGATCGGCTGATCGACGAGTTGCTGGAGAGCAAGGACTACGTGACGCACTGGGCCAACAAGTGGGCTGACCTGCTTCAGTGCAACAGCGAGCGTTTGGGGCAGAAGGGCATGTGGGTTTTCCGGGATTGGATCAAGCAATCGATTGCCCAGAACAAACCCTACGATCGATTCGTCCGCGAGCTGCTGACCTCCGAAGGCAGTTGCTATCAAAATCCGGCGGTGAATTATTATCGCGTCTTGCGCGACTCCGGCAAGATGACCGAGGACATCAGCCAGACATTTCTCGGCACGCGCTTCAACTGCAACAAATGTCACGACCACCCGTTTGAGAAATGGACACAGAGCCAGTATTACGAACTGGGCGCGTTCTTCGCCAAGGTCTCCTTCAAGAAAGGCCCGTTGCCGGAAGAGGAAGTTGTCTATCGCAATTATTCCGGTGGCGAGGTCAAGTATCTGAAGAATGACATGGTCGCGGCGGCAAAAGTGCCGTTCGGGAAGGCCGAATCCATGGCCGCCGACGCGGACCGGCGGGAGGCGTTGGCGGACTGGCTGACGGCGCGCGACAATCCGTTGTTTGCGAAATCCTACGCCAACCGCGTGTGGAGTTATTTCCTGGGCCGGGGAATCATTGAACCGGTGGACGACATCCGCGCCGGCAATCCGCCCAGCAACCCGGAACTGCTCGACGCTTTGACCAAGGATTTTCTTAAAAACAATTTCGATGCGAAGAAACTCATGCGCACCATTTGCCAGTCACGGACGTATCAACTCTCCATCAAGACCGGCAAATGGAACGAGGACGACAAAAGCAACTTCTCACACGCGGCCCCGCGCCGGCTAAGCGCCGAGCAATTGATGGACGCCGTGGCCCTCGCCACCGGCTCGGACGAGAAGTTCAAGGGTATGCCCCAGGGGATGAGTGCCGGTCAAGTGCCCGACGGCACGGTGGCGGGCAATGATTTTCTGGCATTGTTCGGACGCCCCAAACGCCAGTCCGCGTGCGAGTGTGAACGGACCAGCAACATCACGCTTTCCCACGCCATCAACATGATCAACGGCGATACGTTTGGCGAGGCCATCAGTGCGCCCAACAACCGCATCGCCAAGCTTGTGAAGTCGGAGAAGGACGACAAGAAAGTGGTTGAGGAACTTTACCTGGCCATTTTGTGCCGGTTGCCGACGGAAAAGGAAATGGCCGCGATCGATTTTTCGGCGGGTGGGACGCGTTTGGAAGTGGCGCAGGATTTGGCGTGGGCTTTGTTAAACAGTCCGGCGTTTTTGTTTAATCGGTAGAATGAAAAAGTTATGAAGATATACTCCTCCGAAATGGCTATCCCTGAACTAGAGAATGTCCCTTGCAAAGAAGCTCGTAGGATTTGGCGTCGGTTTTATTTTCATAATAGGGATTGGTTCAACTTGAGTTACCTGATTTGTCCGCTAGGGGCGGGCCTAGGTGCCGGAATTGGAGCATACTTTGAAATAGAAACGATCATTTCTGGACTTTTGGGCGCTTCACTTGGATTTGAGATTCACCGGCAAATCATGATCGACCATCTTCGCCCGAAAATTCGCTCTTATTTGAAAAACCACGAACCCCGACTGGAATAGGAGATCACTATGTTAAGCATCCCCGGAAAATCTGGCAGCACTTGCGACGGTTTCAGCCGTCGTGAATTCATTCGCGTCGGCGGCGCCGGCCTCTTCGGTCTGGCGTTGGGCGACGTTTTGCGACTCCAAGCCTACCCGGCGGCCGAGACCGCTAAGTCCAAGAGCGGTTGGGGACAGGCCAAATCGGTCATCCTCGTCTTTCTGCAGGGCGGGCCGAGCCACATCGACATCTGGGACCCCAAACCCGATGCGCCATCGAACATCCGCGGGGAGTTCAAGCCGATCAAATCGAATGTGCCCGGCATCTGGCTCTCGGAAGTCATGCCGATGATGGCGAAGCAGATGGACAAGGCCACGTTGATTCGCTCGGTGAGTTACACGCCCGCCGGTTTGTTCAATCACACCGCTGCCATCTACCAGATGATGACGGGCTATACTCCCGATCGCGTCTCGCCGTCAGGCCAGCTCGAACCACCGTCGCCGAACGATTTCCCGAATGCCGGATCGCAGGTTGTGAAATTGAAACCGTCTGATGTGCCGATGTTGCCGTTCGTGATGTTGCCCCGCGCATTGCAGGAGAGCAACGTCGTTGGCAAGGGCGGCACGGCAGGCTTTCTCGGCGCGGCGTATGATCCGTATTATTTTTACCAGGATCCCAACAAGGAATTTAAGCTCGACGATCTCACCTTGCGCAAAGACGTCAGCGAGGACCGCATGAAACGGCGCGCATCGCTGCTCCAAAAAGTCAACGAGTCGATGCCGGAGATCGACAAGGCGGTTTCGTCGTACGCGCTGGATCGTTACTATCAGAGGGCGTTCGATCTGGTCTTGTCGGGCCGGGCGCGCAATGCCTTCGACCTCACGCAAGAAACCGACAAGACGCGCGACCGTTATGGCCGGCACACCTTTGGGCAGGGCTGTCTGATGGCGCGGCGATTGATCGAAGCCGGCACGCGCTTCGTGCAAATGAATTGGCCGGCGGTGGCCAATGGTGATCCGAAAGTCGATGCCTGGGACACGCACGCGGCCAACTTCGGCCCGCTGCGCGAACTTCATTGCCCCAAGCTCGATAGCGGACTCTCCGCGCTCCTTGAGGACCTGGACCAACGAGGCATGTTGAAAGAAACTTTGGTGGTGGCGATCGGCGAGTTCGGGCGTTCGCCGCGACTGGGCGTCAGCACGTCCGGCAATGGCAACGCACCGGATGGACGCGATCACTGGCCTTATTGTTACACGGCGCTGGTCGCCGGCGCGGGCATCAAGCGTGGAGCACTCTACGGCAAGTCCGACGCCACCGGTTCGTCGCCGGCGGAAAATCCAGTGCATCCGACACAAATTCTGGCCACGGTGTATCACGCGTTGGGCATCGACCCGCACACCATTATTTACAATCACCTCAACCAGCCACGCGAACTGGTGCAGGCGGAGCCGGTGACGGCATTGTTTGGATGACGCGCTTTTGCCAGCCCAGCAGGGGCGACATCATTATAGACGGCGCTGAGACAAATGATTCAAGCTCCGTAGGAGCGGCATCGAAAACGATCATGCCGCCCCTGCGGGGCTTGGGGCTGACTGGACGTCGGTCCTATAAATATGCCGCTCCTACGGAACTAGATTCTGACAGAAAACTTCGTCGGGCTTCGCTGGCGATGATTTGCTTGTCGCTCGCCGTTGCCGTTGTTGCCCGCGCCCAACCCGTTCCCAAAATCAGCTCGGTCGCGCCCGAATGGGTTCAACGCGGTACCACGGCTGAACTCGTCTTTTCCGGCAACAATCTGAAAAATGCCACAGCGATCTTTTTCAGCAGCGGCGATGCTCGCAAGACGCGCAACGCAATCAAGGTTTCCGATATCGTCGCAACGGACAACGACAAGGTGACGGCCAGGGTCACGGTTGCTACGAACGCTCCGTTGGGTCAAATTGAAGTGCGGGTAGTCACACTCTTCGGCGTTTCCGAGCCGCTCTCCTTTGGCGTGAGTGATCTGGTGGAAGTCGTCGAAAAGCCACCCAACAATTCTCCTGACCAGGCGCAATCCGTCGGATTGCCGGCGGCCATCAACGGCGTCATCAGCGCCGCATCCGAAGTCGATTACTTTCGTTTTCACGCGAAGAAAGGCGAGCAATTGATTTTTGACGTTCACGCGATGCGCGACGGGTCGTCGTTGGATTCGTCACTCGCGGTCCTCGACGACGCGGGAAAGGAACTGGCCCGCAACGAGGACGCCAATGGTTTCGATTCGTTGATTGAGTTCAGCGCTCCGCGAGCCGGCGAGTATCTGCTGCAACTGAGAGATTTTCGTTACCAAGGCGGCAAGGATTTCAAGTATCGCATCCATGCCGGAACAATTCCCTATCTCGAATCAATCTTTCCTTTTGGCGGCCAGCGTAGTCACGCGGTTGAGATCGCCCTCAAAGGTCGGAATCTTGGCGATGCCACAAGACTGACCCGCAAGATTGCTTCCAATGCGCCACTTGGAGGGGCGGAGATTCGGGCGCAAACTGAGAGCGGGCTGTCCAACCCCAGGGATTTTATCGTGGATGATCTGCCGGAGTTGACGGAGACGGAGCCAAACGATACGACGAACCAGGCGAATTTGGTCAGCGTTCCGCTGGTCGTCAACGGGCGCATTGGCAAACCAAAGGATGTGGATCTCTTCACATTTAAGAGCGACAACGCCCGGCGCCTGATCTGCTCGGTGGCCGCAGAACGATTCGGCTCGCCGTTGGACGCCTTGTTGACGCTCACCGACGCTTCCGGAAAAGTTCTCCAGCAAAAAAATGGCGATGATGGGGAGGAGGCGCGGATTGATTATGACAAATTTGCCA
Coding sequences:
- a CDS encoding dephospho-CoA kinase is translated as MKVFGLTGGIGMGKSTSSQLLRERGVAVVDTDLLARQIVEPGQPALAEIQKSFGNEILAPNGQLRRDELARRVFADAAARKQLENILHPRIHSLWQAQAAVWRSEGQSLAGVVIPLLFETSSESQFDATICVACSAPTQRQRLLSRGWTPEQIDQRISAQWPVDKKMALADFVVWTEGCLDVHRAQLEHIMPHVSK
- the glgB gene encoding 1,4-alpha-glucan branching protein GlgB translates to MLLTQDELQSLIRVQHRSPHQLLGMHPLGDGSGLVARAFLPNAANVEVVPTHEKQRPKFKLEELHEAGLFEGVTREANHVYAYDLVITDGQGKVRRTRDAYSFLPTLGETDLYLFGKGDERRIYDKLGAQLRTFDGVHGTSFAVWAPNAKRISVVGDFNGWDGRYHPMRLLGASGVWELFVPGVGEGTHYKYEIKNLLGALVLKADPYGFFFEAAPKNASIVWNNRKFTWTDGPWLKRRREQDPLKSPFSIYEVHLGSWRKKSAAESFSYRELAGPLVDYVKQLGFTHVEFLPVSEHAFYPSWGYQVTGFYSPTGRFGTPDDFQYLVNALHAAGIGVLVDWVPAHFPRDDWALARFDGTALYEHEDPRKGAHQDWGTLIFNYGRHEVSNFLTANALFWCDRFHIDGLRVDAVASMLYLDYSRNEGEWIPNQYGGRENLEAIEFLKKFNHLVHTESPGVVTIAEESTAWPLVTRPPYLGGLGFSFKWNMGWMHDTLDYFSHDPVHRKYHQNDLTFAMIYHHHENFILPLSHDEVVHGKGSLLGRMPGDDWQKFANLRALLGYQWLFPGKPLLFMGGEFGQSAEWNANASLEWHLLEQGPYHRGLQRFIEDVNRLYLAESVLWQSDYDTSGFYWIDCADHQSSIFSFARQNSERTSELVVIMNLTPVLRTNYRIGLPRPGDWREVLNSDAAIYGGSNAGNLGGVKAEDYNQHNQSYSAEFTLPPLSVMAFQPKR
- a CDS encoding DUF1553 domain-containing protein — its product is MSALIALAIVLPARAEKMAASGKTAVPAPPVPAIRALKLEPASLTLHDGRDERRVLVWGKTDSGQWLDLTSQAILKSDSLNVEINSEGFVHAKNKGAAVVTVSAAGKQIKLPVTVESATVPEIRFVRDIEPVLSKVGCNAGTCHGSAKGKNGFKLSLRGYDPDYDYQALVNDLAGRRINRAVVDDSLMLLKPIAEVPHEGRQAIKPGSRYHQMLRQWLVEGAKTENPTTARAKEVEVLPADVEMDLPGRTQQILVLAHYPDNSVRDVTREAVFTSNNGDVAEVKDGVVTGVRRGEAAILIRYEGIYAAREVRIMGDRSGFQWAKMPENNYIDQHVNAKLKRMKILPSELCTDAEFIRRVSLDLTGLPPTPERVRVFLNYKSPTRVKRDRLIDELLESKDYVTHWANKWADLLQCNSERLGQKGMWVFRDWIKQSIAQNKPYDRFVRELLTSEGSCYQNPAVNYYRVLRDSGKMTEDISQTFLGTRFNCNKCHDHPFEKWTQSQYYELGAFFAKVSFKKGPLPEEEVVYRNYSGGEVKYLKNDMVAAAKVPFGKAESMAADADRREALADWLTARDNPLFAKSYANRVWSYFLGRGIIEPVDDIRAGNPPSNPELLDALTKDFLKNNFDAKKLMRTICQSRTYQLSIKTGKWNEDDKSNFSHAAPRRLSAEQLMDAVALATGSDEKFKGMPQGMSAGQVPDGTVAGNDFLALFGRPKRQSACECERTSNITLSHAINMINGDTFGEAISAPNNRIAKLVKSEKDDKKVVEELYLAILCRLPTEKEMAAIDFSAGGTRLEVAQDLAWALLNSPAFLFNR
- a CDS encoding DUF1501 domain-containing protein, whose amino-acid sequence is MLSIPGKSGSTCDGFSRREFIRVGGAGLFGLALGDVLRLQAYPAAETAKSKSGWGQAKSVILVFLQGGPSHIDIWDPKPDAPSNIRGEFKPIKSNVPGIWLSEVMPMMAKQMDKATLIRSVSYTPAGLFNHTAAIYQMMTGYTPDRVSPSGQLEPPSPNDFPNAGSQVVKLKPSDVPMLPFVMLPRALQESNVVGKGGTAGFLGAAYDPYYFYQDPNKEFKLDDLTLRKDVSEDRMKRRASLLQKVNESMPEIDKAVSSYALDRYYQRAFDLVLSGRARNAFDLTQETDKTRDRYGRHTFGQGCLMARRLIEAGTRFVQMNWPAVANGDPKVDAWDTHAANFGPLRELHCPKLDSGLSALLEDLDQRGMLKETLVVAIGEFGRSPRLGVSTSGNGNAPDGRDHWPYCYTALVAGAGIKRGALYGKSDATGSSPAENPVHPTQILATVYHALGIDPHTIIYNHLNQPRELVQAEPVTALFG
- a CDS encoding pre-peptidase C-terminal domain-containing protein, yielding MPPLRGLGLTGRRSYKYAAPTELDSDRKLRRASLAMICLSLAVAVVARAQPVPKISSVAPEWVQRGTTAELVFSGNNLKNATAIFFSSGDARKTRNAIKVSDIVATDNDKVTARVTVATNAPLGQIEVRVVTLFGVSEPLSFGVSDLVEVVEKPPNNSPDQAQSVGLPAAINGVISAASEVDYFRFHAKKGEQLIFDVHAMRDGSSLDSSLAVLDDAGKELARNEDANGFDSLIEFSAPRAGEYLLQLRDFRYQGGKDFKYRIHAGTIPYLESIFPFGGQRSHAVEIALKGRNLGDATRLTRKIASNAPLGGAEIRAQTESGLSNPRDFIVDDLPELTETEPNDTTNQANLVSVPLVVNGRIGKPKDVDLFTFKSDNARRLICSVAAERFGSPLDALLTLTDASGKVLQQKNGDDGEEARIDYDKFATNQEYTISIRDLNERGGEEFAYRLSIRPPAPDFSVEFFPDALRVTRGGHVPVRCEVTRQGGFTGAVRFAFRNLPTGVFCEPVVLAENTSSGSMTISAAPNAAPGSSPIKLVATAFIGGKLATHTANAVIVDQPSTKKRRANSQTKDRPVEEAFVTVLEAPPFVVDPITSVVAVDQGQAATIDVAVQRKNGFTNDIELTVVGFLAARDPISKSVGVVTETLRSDRQRANLKLNVNVDAETGTRPINIKATAKVDDQTLTDYSRAIPLTINQIPFALVSSLPRLSVVALPPEKKSAAGEAVFSVRANRRSGFSNEIALAIEGLPEGVVARYDKIQTNEPEANVSITATNKELVGKEISFTVLGTAMFHDRIYKHRTGEIKLIVTAPPEETADAVGK